The window ATCCGAGACAACGTTCCATAGTCATGTGGCCCAAGCAACTCTGGCACCGTTTGCCTGGAATCAGACAGCTAACCCTTTTCACGGTAAACACACAGTAGGAAGTTTTCAGTCCCTAAAATTAAAACGGAACCCAAAATCCATTACACTTCTAAGTACCTAGAACAGAGGCTGACACGTAGCGTTAGCTTGGCAACGTTAGCAGCATGCAGCGTCGTCGTCACCGTGATCTATACGTTTGCTTATGTCTTTGCCCCACTGACTCAATTCCAAATGTGCTTTCTAATCTGTACATACACAGAAAGCGTAATTGCGAAATTCGTAACTTAGGGGAGTGTCCGTAAGACAACACCAAGACAAACGACGCGTGTCACCACCGACAACTGTCTACGTATACAGAGCTCGATTCTGATTAAATTAGATTTACATTACCTACCCACCCAAACATCCATCCCTTCGTCAAGCACGCCGTCATTTACGCCTCCACAACCCCTCTCCCACCATCCGGTCGGTCATTCACACGGAAAATACCAGAACTACGTGCATGGTGACGTCTCAGCGTGCGAAATTGAGTTGCAGAGTAGTGGTGCCTTTATTGGTTGTGGTGCCATATGAGCTACGAGCAACACTAGAGGCTTAGCGAGTGATACGCCCTCGCCGCGCTAACAAGCCTTGGAGTTCTGTTTCCGGGACTTTCCCTGATTATTCGACTCGTCGCGGAACAGGAAAACCGCTGGACAGTGTTAATTGAGCCATGTCTTGACGGTTAGTCTTACTTACGTGTTCTGGACTTCAGTTACATCAATCAATTCAGGCCtagacacaaacaagcaaatagtTGACTTTAGATATACAAATAAAATAGGTTGGTTGTTTAGTTTCTGGTCATTTCCATTTTCCTGGTTTTTAAGAAAAAGTTGCGATATATTCTTATGATTGTAAATGTACATAATAGTAAAACGTGGAAATTGTAACTGTAACCCAAATTGATTCGAATTAGGAAGGTAAAACCTGTGATATGTTGCAAGTATGCGAGCAGGAAAACATCACAAATAATTTAGATGTTGACCATAAATATTGCATCCACAATTCCATCATATTCGTCCACAAGTGTAAACACATTGTAAGTAAATACAGTTTAGTGGTTTCAATTATTTGTCTCTCTATTCatctcaaacagtctgactgTCAAACATACGCAATATCACTTGCACTCAGTTGAATATACTAGTGCTCTAGCTAGAGTGCTAACTAATGCCATATGAAATTGCTGTACAGGTAGTTGGGCTGCATGGTAACCATCCATCACGAAATGGCATCAACAACAATAGGTAACACAAAGATTGAATTACAAAAATATGCTGCAACTTTGGTAGAATATATGAAAAGTCAGGAAAATGATCAGAAACCAAACGGGTCAAGTCTGGTTTGTGGTACATCAACGGATTATATTTCAAGGAAAACCGGTATTTACTTAATTGTCTCAGCAGCCGCTGTGTGAGCTGCATTCTTGTGTAGGCCTGAAGGGATCCATGGCCCACAATCTACAGTAAAGTGACCACAGTCCTGAATGCATTTAGTTCCTATTTACAGCTGGTCCTACACgcacatttgtctgtttgactatccgtttgtctgtctttgtctttcaACACAGAAAACCGCAAAAACGGTTCAATTTCTTCCAGCATTCTAGTTTGCTGTGTTCACATACTAAAAATATAATAGGAAGCCCTAATTACCTTGCACGCACAGAAAAATGCAAATAATGTATCTGTCCACCCCCACTAGATCTAGGAAGCAGGAAATCATGCAGTCAAGGATAGCCTATGCTGGAGCAAACGTGTTAGTCTCTCCACCTTACAGAAGCGAGTCTCTTGTCTCTACTCAGCTTTGATGAAACATAGAAGCATCAATCGCTGTCGGCTTGACCGATATCACAGGCTACTACGGAGTGTGTTTGCTCGCTATGGCATGTTCGTGGCGCGTCAACCTCTACCTTTTGTCATTATTCCCACGCTGGTGGCTGCCTTGCTCGCTATGGGTATGATACGACTTCATGAAGAAACAAGCAGGGAGTATCTCTTCACTCCAACCAACGGGCGTGCCAAGGATGAGCGAAACGTGGAAGCACGTTTGTTTTTCATGAACGATACCCAGGAATTCGACGGTCTTCGCCTGCCGAACTTTGGCAGGTTTGTTCATCTCATAATTATTCCCAAAATGCCATCTCTCAAGACGGTAATCCAAGAAGATGTAATGACAGAAATTATCCGTCTTGCAGATTTTGTCAAAAATTATTCGTCACCTCTTCCGTACCAACAGGTCTGTGCCGTCAAAGAAGGACAGTGCGTGCATGATTCTCTCCTACAACTCATCTACAGCAACAGATCCAGATATCTGCAGCGAAACTTCACATTTCCAGTCACTGAGTCAGATACTGGTGACTTCTTGTTTCTTGGCAATAACTTGGGTGGACTAGAGTACGAGTACCATACACCAAATGACATCGTTAGTGCTGCCGCTGCCAAGATAGAATTCTGGCTCAGAGATACCAAAGACAGTAAAAAATGGGAAGAAGAAGTACTCGATCACTTGAAGAATTTCGACTCTGACATTATCGATTTTAAGCCATCCACGTCTCAGGCAATCGACACAGAAATGGCGGCTCTAACAAAAGATGCGATACCGCTCGTCTCTATTTCGTTTACTTTGCTCATCACGTTTGTTGTGGTGTCACTCCTCATGTTGGACTGGGTACGCACCAAGCCAATGATCGGTCAATTGGGTGTGTTATCACCAGGCTTGGCTGTAGCTGCAACCATTGGTTTTCTCTCTGCAATTGGTGTCGACTTCTGCAACGTGGTGGCCTCAATGCCATTTCTCATTATGGGTAAGAATCTTCACAGTTGTTACTAATGATTTTGCACCACCTATTGAGTGCAGTAGACTCTTGCTACACCTGCATATCCCAACTTCCAGTGCCAATAAGTTCAAGCTCCCCGATATGATGATGGCCCTCATCACaacaattattgtgttactcaAACTGACCATCTATCTATCTGATGACCAAGTTGCTACGCAAGTGCTCTTACACATTCACACTCACAAAAATCGCTTGATTGCAAGACTGAGATTCATGCATTTGCTCGGACCCCCACAGAGCGCTCGTTGGTTCTAGACCACTATGCAAGCAGACTGTACGGTAATGTATACTAAAAGTCTAATGTACAACGATTGTTTTTATTGCAGGCATAGGGGTAGATGACATGTTCATTATCATTGAGGCTTATCGTCATACGAAGCCTGAAGATACTGTAGAAACAAGAATGAACCATACTTTCGTGGAGGCGGCAGTTTCTATCACAATCACCTCCATTACAGATTTTCTGGGATTTGCCATAGGCGCCATTACGTTTTTCCCATCTGTCCAGCTGTTTTGTATTTACACATCAGTGGCGGTCATTTTTGATTACATCCTGCAAATTACGTTATTTGCAGCGTTCATGGCATACGACGCTCGTCGTGAAGATGCCAATCGTCATGCTGTCACGATGCAAGTTGTGCTGCCCAAGTCAGAGTCTGATACAAAGAGCCGGACATATCGTATCTGCTGCAGCGGAGGAGTAAAGAAGGATGGCAAGATTGTGGCAGAACAGGAGGAACATCTTGCAGTAAAAGTGATTGGTCAATTCTATGGACCGTTCTTAGTCAAAAAACCAGTAAAAGTCGCCATCATGGTGGTGTTTGCCATCTACATTGCGGTGTCAGTGTACGGATGCACCAGAGTGAAAGAAGGATTAGAACTAAAAAATTTAGCCAGAGATGactctgacacacacatatactttgacagacaaaatgaatTCTTTGTTGAGTATGGACTGCAGGTGATGTTCATGAAGACAGAGCCAGTCGACTACTGGGATGAGACCGTGCAGAGTGACATCGACAGTGCGATCACTGACTTGATCAACACAAAATATGTGGGAGCCGCGTCACCAAGGAAAGTCACGTGGTGGCTGCACGACTTCTTGGATTTTATGAAGAAAACACAAGGTCAACGTGCTGCAAGTGTTGATAAAAACATGGCTATGAATATTCTTCACATATTCTTGAAGCATCCATTCTACAAACAGTACCAATTGGATATTCAATTCAACAACGACGAGACGTCCATCAAAGCAACGCGTTTCTTCATCCAGACCAATAACCTCACTGATGCTAACTTAGAACGTGGCATGATGACGACGTTCCGAGATATCGCTGAGCGTCACGGTCTGGTGGCTTATCATCCAGCATTTATATTCTATGATCAATACACTGCCGTCCTTCCTAACACATTGCAGAATATTGGTATAGCTCTCATAACCATGTTGATCGTGGCAATTCTCATAATTCCTCATCCACTCTGCGCTTTTATCATCGTCCTTGCTATCCTGTCCATCGACCTGGGGGTGATCGGTATTATGCAGTTCTGGGACGTCAACTTGG of the Corticium candelabrum chromosome 7, ooCorCand1.1, whole genome shotgun sequence genome contains:
- the LOC134182437 gene encoding patched domain-containing protein 3-like, which codes for MKHRSINRCRLDRYHRLLRSVFARYGMFVARQPLPFVIIPTLVAALLAMGMIRLHEETSREYLFTPTNGRAKDERNVEARLFFMNDTQEFDGLRLPNFGRFVHLIIIPKMPSLKTVIQEDVMTEIIRLADFVKNYSSPLPYQQVCAVKEGQCVHDSLLQLIYSNRSRYLQRNFTFPVTESDTGDFLFLGNNLGGLEYEYHTPNDIVSAAAAKIEFWLRDTKDSKKWEEEVLDHLKNFDSDIIDFKPSTSQAIDTEMAALTKDAIPLVSISFTLLITFVVVSLLMLDWVRTKPMIGQLGVLSPGLAVAATIGFLSAIGVDFCNVVASMPFLIMGIGVDDMFIIIEAYRHTKPEDTVETRMNHTFVEAAVSITITSITDFLGFAIGAITFFPSVQLFCIYTSVAVIFDYILQITLFAAFMAYDARREDANRHAVTMQVVLPKSESDTKSRTYRICCSGGVKKDGKIVAEQEEHLAVKVIGQFYGPFLVKKPVKVAIMVVFAIYIAVSVYGCTRVKEGLELKNLARDDSDTHIYFDRQNEFFVEYGLQVMFMKTEPVDYWDETVQSDIDSAITDLINTKYVGAASPRKVTWWLHDFLDFMKKTQGQRAASVDKNMAMNILHIFLKHPFYKQYQLDIQFNNDETSIKATRFFIQTNNLTDANLERGMMTTFRDIAERHGLVAYHPAFIFYDQYTAVLPNTLQNIGIALITMLIVAILIIPHPLCAFIIVLAILSIDLGVIGIMQFWDVNLDSISMINIILCIGFSVDFCAHITYAFMVSKFNTRDERAVDALCQLGYPIMQGAVSTTLGVLPLAFSNTYIFRSFFKTLFLVISLGFLHGMVVLPVVMSLIGPTEKTKPVVDSSGTRVEISGPNFDLTYANKIGSAEELEDRRV